A genomic segment from Microbulbifer elongatus encodes:
- the msbA gene encoding lipid A export permease/ATP-binding protein MsbA, translated as MDKSPQPTRKPQNGARTYRRLLSYAAPHWAVFVLAVFGFLLFSTMEVALIAVTELLLDAVGAGIETGRGFLSKYVASYFPGGQMPQETARWLVPTGMLAIIALRAVGNFVGSYGLAYVARAVIHQLRSELFESIGRLPSSYYDRYTGAFLISKVAYNVEQVTNSITKSLKTIFRSSFTAIGLLTYLLMVNWKLTLTFFLFVPIIAAIVGIVGKRFRKLSHRIQNTMGDVTHVTQEAINGYEVVRMYGGQQYENARFQAASNANRQQFMKLVVADNASVSVIQILVGLATAVLVWFALAPGMVESMTAGVFASYIGAAASLAKPIRNLSEVYAEIQKGIAAAESIFDVFDAPKEPADGDAALPKPVTGEVTFEHLGFRYSDDGPEVLADINVTVRAGQTVALVGASGSGKTTLVSLLSRFYEPTTGRILLDGVDITRLPLADLRAQISLVSQNIVLFNDTVYRNIAYGELESKPEADVQQAVDLAHAREFIEELPQGLQTVLGDNAQILSGGQRQRLAIARALLKDSPLLILDEATSALDNTSERHIQAALTEVMKNRTTFVIAHRLSTIENADCILVMDQGRIVEQGSHSELLAQGGRYALLLQQQNMQGAG; from the coding sequence ATGGATAAATCCCCGCAACCGACCCGCAAACCCCAAAATGGAGCAAGGACCTACCGTCGCCTGCTCTCCTACGCCGCACCGCACTGGGCGGTGTTTGTGCTGGCGGTGTTTGGCTTCCTGCTGTTTTCCACCATGGAAGTCGCCCTGATTGCGGTGACGGAACTGCTGCTGGATGCGGTGGGCGCGGGAATCGAGACCGGACGCGGGTTTCTGTCCAAGTACGTCGCGTCCTATTTTCCCGGGGGCCAGATGCCCCAGGAAACGGCCCGCTGGCTGGTGCCCACGGGGATGCTTGCCATTATTGCCCTGCGCGCGGTGGGAAATTTCGTCGGCAGCTACGGCCTCGCCTATGTTGCGCGGGCGGTGATTCACCAGTTGCGTTCCGAGCTGTTTGAAAGTATCGGTCGTCTACCCAGCAGTTATTACGACCGCTATACCGGTGCCTTTCTCATTTCCAAAGTGGCGTATAACGTTGAGCAGGTTACCAACTCCATCACCAAATCCCTGAAAACCATTTTCCGCTCGTCATTTACCGCAATTGGCCTACTTACCTATCTGTTGATGGTGAACTGGAAACTCACCCTGACATTCTTCCTGTTCGTTCCGATTATCGCGGCCATCGTCGGTATTGTGGGCAAGCGTTTTCGCAAACTGAGCCACCGTATCCAGAACACCATGGGGGACGTGACGCACGTTACCCAGGAAGCCATCAACGGTTACGAAGTAGTGCGGATGTACGGTGGGCAGCAATACGAAAATGCGCGCTTTCAGGCCGCGAGTAATGCCAACCGTCAGCAGTTTATGAAGCTGGTCGTGGCGGACAATGCAAGTGTCTCGGTCATTCAGATTCTCGTCGGCCTGGCTACGGCAGTGCTGGTGTGGTTTGCACTGGCCCCGGGTATGGTGGAATCCATGACCGCCGGTGTGTTCGCCTCTTATATCGGTGCGGCGGCGTCGCTGGCAAAACCCATTCGAAACCTGTCCGAAGTGTATGCGGAAATCCAGAAGGGGATCGCCGCCGCGGAAAGTATTTTCGATGTGTTCGACGCGCCCAAAGAGCCGGCAGATGGCGACGCCGCACTGCCGAAACCGGTAACCGGCGAGGTGACTTTCGAACATCTCGGGTTCCGTTACAGCGACGATGGCCCCGAAGTCCTTGCAGATATCAATGTCACGGTGCGCGCGGGGCAGACGGTTGCGCTGGTGGGGGCTTCCGGTTCCGGCAAGACCACCCTGGTGAGCCTGTTGTCGCGGTTTTATGAGCCGACCACCGGGCGCATCCTGCTGGACGGGGTTGACATTACCCGACTGCCGCTGGCGGATCTGCGCGCGCAGATCAGCCTGGTTTCCCAGAATATCGTGCTGTTCAATGACACCGTGTATCGCAATATTGCCTACGGTGAGCTGGAATCGAAGCCGGAGGCCGATGTACAGCAGGCGGTAGATCTGGCCCATGCCCGCGAGTTTATCGAAGAGTTGCCCCAGGGCCTGCAGACGGTACTGGGCGACAACGCCCAGATACTTTCCGGCGGCCAGCGACAGCGCCTGGCGATCGCGCGCGCGCTGTTGAAAGATTCCCCGCTACTGATTCTGGATGAGGCCACTTCGGCTCTCGACAATACCTCTGAGCGGCATATCCAGGCTGCTCTGACCGAGGTGATGAAGAACCGTACCACATTTGTCATTGCCCATCGGCTCAGTACTATCGAGAATGCCGATTGTATTCTGGTCATGGATCAGGGGCGCATCGTAGAGCAGGGCAGCCACAGTGAGCTGCTTGCCCAAGGCGGGCGCTACGCACTGCTACTGCAGCAGCAGAACATGCAGGGCGCGGGCTGA
- the lpxK gene encoding tetraacyldisaccharide 4'-kinase, translating to MSLEDWLNKRWYPATEGGGECGTQLPLLAPLEVAFRHGSRWRKQRNKPAPLPVPVIVVGNITVGGAGKTPLVAELGRWLLDRGYRPGIISRGYGGRAKQYPYDVTAQSHPLESGDEPLMLHLMTGLPVMVSPKRVEAAQALIAQHGCDVILSDDGLQHYGLWRSMEICVVDGHRGLGNGHLLPRGPLRESVERLASVDMVVVNGVAGELARSQCGDNIDFSMHLEPARWHQFNLDQTSTLKLESGPEVGPCHGVAAIGNPQRFFNALRAIGFTVMEMPFPDHHQFCAQELQLDGVTPVIMTMKDAVKCRDFWQTHWWAMEARAQLPDLFYQRIHQHLESFEPA from the coding sequence ATGTCGCTTGAAGACTGGTTGAATAAACGCTGGTACCCGGCCACCGAGGGTGGTGGTGAGTGCGGTACCCAGCTGCCATTGCTGGCACCGCTGGAGGTTGCGTTTCGTCACGGCAGCCGCTGGCGCAAACAGCGCAATAAGCCGGCGCCACTGCCGGTACCGGTCATTGTGGTTGGCAATATCACCGTAGGTGGCGCGGGTAAGACCCCGCTGGTAGCCGAGCTTGGGCGCTGGCTGCTGGACCGCGGTTACCGACCGGGAATTATCAGCCGCGGCTACGGTGGTCGCGCCAAGCAGTACCCCTATGATGTCACCGCGCAATCCCACCCCCTCGAGTCCGGCGACGAGCCTCTGATGCTGCACCTGATGACCGGATTACCGGTAATGGTGTCGCCGAAGCGGGTAGAAGCCGCGCAAGCGCTGATCGCTCAGCACGGGTGCGACGTCATCCTTTCCGACGACGGACTCCAGCACTACGGCCTGTGGCGCAGTATGGAAATCTGCGTCGTGGACGGGCATCGCGGGCTCGGCAACGGTCACCTGTTGCCCCGCGGACCGCTGCGGGAGTCCGTCGAGCGGTTGGCCAGTGTGGACATGGTGGTGGTCAACGGTGTCGCAGGAGAGCTGGCCAGGTCCCAGTGTGGTGACAACATCGACTTCTCCATGCACCTGGAGCCGGCCCGCTGGCATCAATTCAACCTGGATCAGACCTCGACACTCAAGCTGGAGTCCGGCCCGGAAGTCGGCCCCTGCCACGGGGTCGCGGCCATCGGAAATCCCCAGCGTTTTTTCAACGCCCTGCGTGCAATCGGCTTTACCGTGATGGAGATGCCATTTCCTGATCACCACCAGTTCTGTGCTCAGGAGCTGCAGCTGGACGGCGTGACCCCGGTCATCATGACCATGAAAGACGCGGTCAAATGTCGCGACTTCTGGCAGACCCACTGGTGGGCAATGGAAGCACGCGCGCAGCTGCCCGATCTGTTCTATCAACGCATTCACCAACATCTCGAGAGTTTTGAGCCTGCATGA
- the kdsB gene encoding 3-deoxy-manno-octulosonate cytidylyltransferase: MSFDVIIPARYASSRLPGKPLAEIAGKTMVQRVYERASESAAERIIVATDDERVADAVAAFGGQVCMTRGDHASGTDRLQEVAAKLGLAEERILVNVQGDEPLIPPAVINQVAANLAQNTAAGVATLAEPIESVDDFLNPNIVKLVCEENGLARYFSRAPIPWPRDAFARDRTVLPAGVHPRRHIGIYAYRAALLNLFVGWPMAPLEQIEALEQLRFLFNGHAIHVADACEAVPGGVDTEQDLARMRSLFH; encoded by the coding sequence CTGAGCTTTGATGTCATCATTCCCGCCCGTTACGCCTCCAGCAGGCTACCGGGAAAGCCACTGGCAGAGATTGCCGGTAAAACCATGGTACAGCGGGTGTACGAGCGCGCCAGCGAGAGCGCCGCAGAACGGATAATCGTTGCCACGGATGACGAACGTGTGGCCGATGCGGTGGCGGCTTTTGGTGGCCAGGTGTGTATGACCCGCGGCGATCACGCCTCTGGTACCGACCGTCTGCAGGAGGTCGCGGCCAAACTCGGCCTTGCGGAGGAGCGTATTCTGGTAAATGTTCAGGGGGATGAGCCGTTGATCCCGCCAGCGGTGATCAACCAGGTGGCCGCCAATCTGGCTCAGAATACCGCTGCTGGTGTTGCCACCCTTGCGGAACCCATTGAATCCGTGGACGATTTCCTGAACCCCAATATCGTCAAGCTGGTATGTGAGGAAAATGGCCTGGCGCGTTACTTTTCCCGCGCCCCCATACCCTGGCCGCGGGATGCTTTTGCCCGCGACCGAACTGTTCTGCCGGCCGGGGTGCACCCGCGCCGTCATATTGGCATCTATGCTTACCGGGCAGCCCTGTTAAATCTTTTTGTGGGCTGGCCAATGGCGCCACTGGAGCAGATTGAAGCGCTGGAACAATTGCGCTTCCTGTTCAACGGCCATGCCATTCACGTGGCAGATGCCTGTGAGGCAGTGCCCGGTGGCGTGGATACGGAGCAGGATCTGGCGCGGATGCGCAGTCTGTTCCATTGA
- the murB gene encoding UDP-N-acetylmuramate dehydrogenase, giving the protein MIQSDIDLQPFNTMTIAAQARHFCSVTSLEQLREALEFARSRQLPILPLGGGSNIVLTADFPGLALHLGMRGVEVDEAEDGVRIRAQAGENWHQLVMRTVDAGFGGLENLALIPGNIGAAPIQNIGAYGVELKDHFEQLTAMEVTTGELVTFTASECAFGYRDSLFKGKAKDRYLICEVVLRLRRDWQPRIDYPALQQHFQAHNTALDTLTPSQVAAAVIDIRNSKLPNPIEIPNTGSFFKNPVVSEAQYTAIKQRHPNVVAYAAGDGWKLAAGWLIDQAGWRGFRRDGVGVHDRQALVLVNPGHRAGQQVVDLARDIAADIQLKFGVTLEPEPRFYP; this is encoded by the coding sequence ATGATTCAGTCTGATATCGACCTGCAACCTTTCAATACCATGACCATAGCGGCGCAGGCGCGCCACTTTTGCTCGGTGACTTCCCTTGAGCAACTGCGCGAGGCCCTCGAATTTGCCCGCAGCAGACAGCTCCCCATCCTCCCTCTGGGCGGTGGCAGCAACATCGTGTTGACCGCTGATTTTCCTGGCCTGGCTCTGCACCTTGGTATGCGCGGGGTGGAGGTCGACGAGGCCGAGGACGGTGTACGCATTCGCGCTCAGGCCGGAGAAAACTGGCACCAGCTGGTGATGCGCACCGTAGACGCCGGTTTTGGCGGGCTGGAAAACCTGGCGCTTATTCCCGGAAACATCGGCGCGGCGCCCATTCAGAACATTGGTGCGTACGGGGTCGAGCTCAAAGATCATTTCGAGCAGCTCACCGCCATGGAAGTCACCACCGGTGAACTGGTGACCTTTACTGCCAGCGAGTGCGCCTTTGGCTATCGGGACAGTCTGTTCAAGGGCAAGGCCAAGGATCGCTACCTGATTTGTGAGGTCGTGCTCAGGCTGCGTCGTGACTGGCAGCCGCGTATTGACTATCCCGCGCTGCAGCAGCATTTCCAGGCGCACAATACCGCACTGGATACCCTCACCCCGTCCCAGGTAGCCGCAGCGGTCATCGATATTCGCAACAGCAAATTGCCAAACCCCATTGAAATCCCGAATACCGGCAGTTTCTTCAAAAATCCGGTGGTTTCCGAGGCGCAATATACCGCGATCAAACAGCGCCACCCGAACGTCGTGGCTTATGCCGCGGGGGATGGTTGGAAACTGGCAGCGGGCTGGCTGATCGATCAGGCCGGCTGGCGAGGTTTTCGGCGCGATGGTGTCGGTGTGCACGACCGGCAGGCCCTGGTGCTGGTCAACCCGGGGCACCGGGCAGGGCAGCAGGTGGTTGATCTGGCCCGGGATATCGCAGCAGATATTCAGCTGAAGTTTGGGGTGACTCTGGAGCCGGAGCCGCGCTTCTACCCGTAG
- a CDS encoding response regulator, with protein sequence MIKVLVVDDHDLVRMGISRMLGDVDDIQVVGEAKSGEDALAFVRETEVDVILMDVRMPGMGGLEATRKLIPRFPKAKVIAVSALDDDLFPSRLIQAGASGYVTKGADLEEMVRAIRSVVAGETYISSSMATKLALRSVSGGSSPFEDLSERELQTAVMIVNGNKVAEIAETLAVSPKTVNTYRYRIFEKLGLHSDVELTLLAVKHNVLDPEEAV encoded by the coding sequence TTGATAAAAGTCTTAGTGGTAGACGATCACGACTTGGTGCGCATGGGTATTTCCCGCATGCTCGGCGACGTTGACGACATTCAGGTCGTCGGCGAAGCCAAAAGTGGTGAAGACGCACTGGCATTTGTCCGCGAGACGGAAGTGGACGTCATTTTGATGGACGTACGAATGCCCGGTATGGGGGGGTTGGAGGCAACCCGTAAGTTGATTCCGCGCTTCCCCAAGGCGAAGGTCATTGCCGTCAGCGCACTGGACGACGACCTCTTTCCCAGCCGGCTGATTCAGGCGGGGGCATCCGGTTATGTCACCAAGGGTGCAGACCTGGAAGAGATGGTGCGGGCAATTCGCTCGGTGGTTGCAGGCGAGACCTATATCAGCTCGTCGATGGCGACCAAACTGGCGCTGCGCAGTGTCAGCGGTGGCTCTTCGCCCTTCGAAGATCTCTCGGAGCGGGAGTTGCAGACGGCGGTCATGATCGTGAATGGCAACAAGGTGGCAGAAATTGCCGAAACCCTTGCGGTCAGCCCGAAAACCGTCAACACCTATCGATACCGGATATTTGAAAAGCTCGGCCTGCACTCGGATGTCGAGCTGACTCTGCTGGCGGTGAAGCACAATGTGCTGGACCCGGAGGAGGCGGTGTAG
- the uvrC gene encoding excinuclease ABC subunit UvrC, translated as MFDSKRFLSTVTRKPGVYQMFDSQGKVLYVGKAKNLRNRLGSYFRATGLTAKTMALVEKISDIEVTVTRSETEALVLEQSLIKSQRPPYNVMLKDDKGYPYIFLSSKDTFPRIAFHRGSKRKKGDYFGPFPNASSVRDSLNFLQKTFRLRSCEDSVFANRSRPCLQYQIERCTAPCVDYISPEDYRADVRHAQMFLAGKSDTIIRELAESMEQASVALEFEKAARLRDQIVALRRLQSDQIAESAGGDVDVLGAATSGGLCCVHVLFIRQGRILGSRSYYPSEKLGLASSELLSAFIPQFYLGANREIPRQILMSELLDDGEALQQALSQQSGKDVHLVHRLRGNRASWVEMAQQAASQNLQSRTASQQKLLDRFENLQDVLRLGEMPERLECFDISHSSGEATVASCVVFDTGGPVKSDYRRFNIEGITAGDDYAAMGQALQRRYARLSKGEGRFPNILLIDGGKGQVRQAVDTLNELGVTGVQIIGVAKGTTRKAGFETLHVVSQNRELVLESDSPALHLIQQVRDEAHRFAITGHRQRRDKKRRESPLEGIPGVGPARRRALLHHFGGLQEVMRASVNQLASVEGVSRKLAQEIYSALHNE; from the coding sequence ATGTTCGACAGTAAGCGCTTTTTATCGACCGTGACCCGTAAACCTGGTGTTTATCAAATGTTTGATAGCCAGGGGAAGGTGCTGTACGTGGGCAAGGCGAAGAATCTGCGAAACCGTCTCGGCAGCTATTTCCGCGCGACCGGGTTGACGGCAAAGACCATGGCTCTGGTGGAAAAGATCTCGGATATCGAGGTCACTGTCACCCGCAGTGAAACCGAGGCGCTGGTACTCGAGCAGAGCCTGATTAAATCCCAGCGGCCGCCCTACAACGTCATGCTCAAGGACGATAAGGGCTACCCGTATATCTTTCTGTCGAGCAAAGATACGTTTCCGCGTATCGCATTTCACCGGGGCTCCAAACGGAAAAAGGGGGACTATTTCGGCCCTTTCCCCAATGCCTCATCGGTGCGTGATAGCCTCAACTTTCTGCAGAAAACCTTTCGACTTCGATCCTGCGAAGACAGCGTCTTCGCCAACCGCTCCCGCCCGTGTCTCCAGTACCAGATCGAGCGCTGTACTGCGCCCTGTGTCGACTATATTTCTCCGGAGGATTACCGCGCGGATGTGCGCCACGCGCAGATGTTTCTGGCGGGGAAAAGCGACACCATCATTCGCGAACTTGCGGAGTCCATGGAGCAGGCTTCCGTTGCGCTGGAATTTGAAAAGGCGGCGCGCCTGCGCGATCAGATTGTCGCCCTGCGCCGCCTGCAATCCGACCAGATTGCGGAAAGTGCCGGTGGCGACGTGGATGTCCTCGGTGCGGCCACCTCTGGCGGACTGTGTTGTGTGCATGTGCTGTTTATCCGCCAGGGCCGGATCCTTGGCAGCCGTAGCTATTACCCAAGCGAAAAGCTGGGGCTGGCATCCTCGGAACTGCTCTCCGCGTTTATTCCGCAGTTCTACCTCGGCGCCAACCGGGAGATCCCCCGCCAGATCCTGATGTCGGAGCTGCTGGACGACGGCGAAGCGCTGCAGCAGGCACTCTCTCAGCAATCCGGTAAAGATGTACATCTGGTGCATAGATTGCGTGGCAATCGGGCATCCTGGGTGGAAATGGCTCAGCAGGCCGCCAGTCAAAACCTGCAAAGTCGCACCGCGTCACAGCAGAAGTTACTGGACCGGTTCGAGAATCTGCAGGACGTCCTGCGCCTGGGGGAAATGCCCGAGCGGCTCGAGTGTTTTGACATCAGCCACTCCAGCGGTGAGGCCACGGTAGCGTCCTGCGTGGTGTTCGATACCGGTGGTCCGGTGAAATCCGACTACCGGCGCTTTAATATTGAAGGCATTACTGCCGGTGACGATTACGCGGCGATGGGGCAGGCACTGCAGCGGCGGTATGCCCGCTTGTCGAAAGGGGAGGGCCGGTTTCCGAATATCCTGCTGATCGACGGCGGCAAGGGACAGGTGCGGCAGGCGGTAGATACCCTCAATGAGCTGGGTGTCACCGGCGTGCAGATCATTGGTGTTGCCAAGGGAACCACCCGCAAGGCGGGGTTTGAGACCCTGCATGTGGTTTCGCAGAATCGGGAGTTGGTGCTGGAGTCGGATTCGCCAGCCCTGCATCTGATTCAGCAGGTACGAGATGAGGCCCACCGGTTTGCCATCACCGGGCACCGCCAGCGGCGCGACAAAAAGCGTCGGGAGTCTCCGCTGGAGGGAATCCCCGGTGTGGGGCCCGCACGGCGGCGGGCACTGCTGCATCATTTCGGTGGGCTTCAGGAAGTGATGCGGGCATCGGTCAATCAGCTCGCCAGTGTGGAGGGGGTCAGCCGCAAGCTGGCCCAGGAAATTTACTCTGCTCTGCACAATGAGTAG
- the pgsA gene encoding CDP-diacylglycerol--glycerol-3-phosphate 3-phosphatidyltransferase, whose protein sequence is MTLANQLTLLRVALIPVFVLVFYLPYKWSYIASALIFSIAAATDWLDGYIARKMNQSTPFGAFLDPVADKLMVATALVLLVDLHDHRLFTIAAAVIIGREIAVSALREWMAELGLRSSVAVNYIGKIKTTAQMAAIIVLLAFDVQEFPVMETIGYILLYVAAALTLWTMVVYLRAAWPALSGDETSKS, encoded by the coding sequence ATGACCCTCGCCAATCAATTGACTCTGCTGCGCGTAGCGCTGATTCCGGTATTTGTGCTGGTTTTCTATCTCCCCTATAAGTGGAGCTACATCGCGTCCGCTCTGATCTTTTCTATCGCCGCCGCCACTGACTGGCTGGATGGCTATATTGCCCGCAAAATGAACCAGAGCACGCCATTTGGCGCCTTTCTGGATCCGGTTGCCGACAAGTTGATGGTCGCCACTGCGCTGGTTCTGCTGGTGGACCTGCACGATCACCGCCTGTTTACCATTGCTGCGGCCGTGATAATCGGCCGCGAGATCGCTGTTTCCGCGCTGCGTGAGTGGATGGCGGAGCTTGGGCTGCGCAGTAGTGTGGCGGTGAACTATATCGGCAAGATCAAGACCACCGCGCAAATGGCCGCGATTATTGTTCTGCTGGCGTTTGATGTACAGGAATTTCCGGTAATGGAAACCATTGGCTATATCCTGCTCTACGTCGCTGCGGCACTCACGCTGTGGACGATGGTGGTGTACTTGCGCGCTGCCTGGCCCGCATTGAGCGGCGACGAAACGTCCAAATCCTGA
- a CDS encoding GmrSD restriction endonuclease domain-containing protein yields MGASGENHYRRAEWLPRWSDTDRDCQDTRHELLIRFSLAPVTYSDERQCKVASGLWMDPYTGNFFELASDLDVEHIVPLKWAHERGGALWSRDKKRAFAEDPDNLWLVDDGRNQSKGHRGPDQWMPPYGPVRQYYLRRFMAVAEKYGLQASPEESRLFLAMLESPHRG; encoded by the coding sequence ATGGGTGCTTCCGGTGAGAATCACTACCGTCGCGCCGAGTGGTTACCCCGGTGGTCTGATACCGATCGGGACTGTCAGGATACCCGCCATGAATTGTTGATTCGCTTCTCTCTGGCCCCCGTCACCTATAGCGATGAACGTCAGTGCAAGGTGGCCAGTGGCCTTTGGATGGATCCGTATACCGGGAATTTTTTCGAGCTGGCGTCAGATCTGGATGTGGAGCACATTGTGCCGCTCAAATGGGCGCATGAGCGCGGTGGTGCCCTTTGGTCCCGTGACAAGAAGCGGGCGTTTGCGGAGGACCCGGATAACCTGTGGCTGGTGGACGATGGGCGCAATCAAAGCAAGGGCCACCGCGGGCCAGACCAGTGGATGCCTCCCTACGGCCCCGTCAGGCAGTATTACCTGCGTCGATTTATGGCTGTTGCAGAAAAATACGGACTCCAGGCCAGTCCGGAAGAGTCCCGGCTGTTTCTCGCAATGCTGGAAAGCCCCCACCGGGGCTAG
- a CDS encoding serine hydrolase domain-containing protein, whose product MSARLACSAHHISGFTPQRIRSDLSNYSPLFSLVSIEQRQGVTRATIGNIVSVKAHFYPRYGCTLIDAQKPQPLPRHPLADNPLSGVSKGVDQRKKNTRPPALQELVESQLRHDHESGLDTRALLVIQEGEILAEAYGAGITHQTPLLGWSMSKSLLAILFGRLETLGLADAARGDLFPEWQNDRRCEITLHRLLQMCDGLAFDETYRPGTDATRMLFGPLPASRYALQRPLAHSPGRHFSYASGSTNLVARWMHQTLGGTEATLAFWETAFAAPLGLTSTILELDGDGVFIGSSYGYASAREWGRIGATLLGGYGVGHNPQPFLDPTWLTRALTPNQSDNDPRYAYQLWLNNRTNQLPQLYPQLPADSFYMLGNREQKLMVAPSHNAVVVRLGWSASPYPIEDRFGEILQLLPH is encoded by the coding sequence ATGAGCGCCAGACTGGCGTGCTCTGCCCACCATATCTCAGGGTTTACCCCACAGCGCATTCGCAGTGATCTCAGCAACTACTCCCCCCTGTTCTCGCTGGTATCCATCGAGCAGCGACAGGGAGTTACCCGAGCAACCATTGGCAATATTGTCAGTGTGAAAGCACACTTCTATCCGCGCTATGGCTGCACGCTGATCGATGCGCAAAAGCCCCAGCCCCTCCCTCGCCACCCACTCGCCGACAACCCCCTTTCCGGCGTAAGCAAAGGGGTAGACCAGCGCAAAAAAAACACCCGCCCCCCTGCCCTGCAGGAGCTTGTGGAAAGCCAGCTGCGACACGATCACGAATCCGGGCTGGACACCCGCGCACTGCTGGTAATTCAGGAAGGCGAAATTCTGGCAGAAGCCTACGGTGCAGGTATTACACACCAAACACCACTACTTGGCTGGTCTATGAGCAAGAGCCTGCTGGCGATACTGTTTGGACGCCTGGAGACCCTGGGTCTCGCGGATGCTGCCAGGGGAGATCTTTTCCCCGAGTGGCAGAACGATCGTCGCTGCGAGATAACCCTCCACCGGTTGTTACAGATGTGTGACGGTCTCGCCTTCGACGAGACCTACCGCCCGGGAACAGACGCCACCCGTATGCTGTTTGGTCCCCTGCCCGCCTCTCGCTATGCCCTGCAACGGCCGCTGGCCCATTCGCCGGGACGCCACTTTTCCTACGCCTCAGGAAGCACCAACCTGGTGGCGCGGTGGATGCACCAAACCCTCGGCGGGACCGAGGCAACACTGGCATTCTGGGAAACTGCTTTTGCCGCGCCACTCGGCCTTACCAGTACGATACTGGAACTCGATGGCGATGGCGTATTTATCGGAAGCTCTTACGGGTATGCGAGCGCGCGGGAATGGGGCCGAATCGGTGCCACCCTGCTAGGGGGATACGGTGTGGGCCACAATCCACAGCCATTTCTGGATCCGACCTGGCTCACTCGCGCCCTTACCCCCAACCAGAGCGACAACGACCCGCGCTACGCCTACCAGCTGTGGCTGAACAACCGCACCAACCAGTTACCGCAGCTGTATCCGCAATTACCCGCAGACAGCTTCTATATGCTGGGGAACCGGGAACAGAAACTGATGGTGGCGCCCTCCCACAATGCGGTTGTGGTCAGGCTCGGCTGGTCAGCCTCCCCCTACCCGATCGAAGACCGTTTTGGCGAGATCCTGCAGCTGCTACCGCACTAG
- a CDS encoding acyl-CoA thioesterase: MLEKLSKLLDVEQLDTNLFRSREHVENYRKVLFGGQVLGQALMAAARTVEGRLPHSLHAYFLRPGSSEKPVIYDVDPIRDGGSFTTRRIVARQNGKAIFNMSASFQIEEPGFDHQADMPTDGLAQPEDLKNTQQLAEEAGMQGAAQNQRRYMVDFRPVDPMSYFDNAVREPQCMFWFKVDGELSDSPIEHRSALCYASDMALLGTALQPHPISLFDPHLMPASLDHAMWFHRPFRADEWLLYVTDSPSASGARGYCRGQIFTRDGRLVASTTQEGLIRQIKK; encoded by the coding sequence ATGTTGGAAAAGTTAAGCAAGCTCCTCGATGTCGAACAACTGGATACCAATCTATTCCGTAGCCGGGAGCATGTCGAAAACTACCGCAAAGTGTTGTTCGGAGGCCAGGTGCTCGGGCAGGCACTGATGGCGGCCGCGCGGACCGTTGAGGGTCGCCTACCCCACTCTCTACATGCCTACTTTCTGCGGCCAGGCAGCAGTGAAAAACCTGTCATCTATGATGTGGATCCCATTCGCGACGGCGGTAGCTTCACCACTCGCCGAATAGTTGCCCGCCAGAACGGCAAAGCCATCTTTAATATGTCCGCCTCATTCCAGATCGAAGAACCGGGATTTGATCACCAGGCGGATATGCCCACCGACGGACTGGCTCAGCCGGAAGACCTGAAAAACACCCAGCAACTGGCAGAAGAAGCCGGCATGCAAGGCGCCGCGCAGAACCAGCGCCGCTATATGGTCGATTTCCGTCCAGTGGATCCAATGAGCTACTTCGATAACGCCGTGCGCGAACCCCAGTGCATGTTCTGGTTCAAGGTGGACGGCGAATTGTCCGACAGCCCCATCGAACACCGCAGCGCTCTCTGTTACGCGTCCGATATGGCGCTGCTGGGTACCGCTCTGCAACCACACCCCATCAGCCTGTTCGACCCGCACCTGATGCCCGCGAGTCTCGACCACGCCATGTGGTTCCACCGCCCCTTCCGCGCGGATGAATGGCTGCTCTACGTGACCGATAGTCCATCCGCCAGTGGCGCCCGCGGCTACTGCCGTGGCCAGATCTTCACCCGCGATGGCAGACTGGTTGCCTCCACCACCCAGGAAGGCCTGATCCGCCAGATCAAGAAGTAA